The following proteins are encoded in a genomic region of Sesamum indicum cultivar Zhongzhi No. 13 linkage group LG8, S_indicum_v1.0, whole genome shotgun sequence:
- the LOC105167750 gene encoding glutamine synthetase cytosolic isozyme produces the protein MSLLSDLINLNLSESTDKIIAEYVWIGGSGMDLRSKARTLAGPVSDPSKLPKWNYDGSSTGQAPGEDSEVILYPQAIFRDPFRRGNNILVMCDAYTPAGEAIPTNNRHRAAKIFSHPDVAAEEPWYGIEQEYTLLKKDVKWPLGWPTGGFPGPQGPYYCGIGADKAFGRDIVDAHYKACLYAGVNISGINGEVMPGQWEFQVGPSVGISAGDEVWIARYILERITEIAGVVVSFDPKPIEGDWNGAGAHTNYSTKSMRKEGGYEIIKKAIEKLGHRHKEHIAAYGEGNERRLTGKHETANINTFKWGVANRGASVRVGRDTEKEGKGYFEDRRPASNMDPYVVTSMIAETTILWKP, from the exons ATGTCTCTGCTTTCAGATCTCATCAACCTAAACCTCTCAGAATCCACCGATAAGATCATTGCTGAATATGTTTG GATCGGCGGCTCTGGTATGGACCTTAGAAGCAAAGCAAGG ACGCTTGCTGGACCTGTTAGCGATCCCTCGAAGCTTCCTAAGTGGAACTATGACGGGTCAAGCACGGGCCAAGCTCCCGGGGAGGACAGTGAAGTGATCCTATA TCCGCAAGCAATTTTCAGAGATCCATTCAGGAGGGGAAATAACATTTTG GTCATGTGCGATGCTTACACTCCAGCCGGTGAAGCCATCCCCACGAACAACAGACACAGAGCGGCCAAGATTTTCAGCCACCCTGATGTTGCTGCCGAAGAGCCATG GTACGGTATCGAGCAAGAGTACACTCTGTTGAAAAAGGATGTTAAGTGGCCTCTTGGCTGGCCGACTGGAGGCTTTCCCGGACCTCAG GGCCCGTACTACTGTGGGATTGGAGCGGACAAAGCTTTCGGACGTGATATTGTTGACGCACACTACAAGGCATGCCTTTATGCCGGAGTCAACATAAGCGGCATCAATGGGGAAGTGATGCCTGGCCAG TGGGAATTTCAAGTTGGACCTTCTGTTGGCATCTCGGCTGGTGATGAGGTGTGGATAGCTCGTTACATATTGGAG AGGATTACTGAAATTGCCGGGGTCGTAGTATCATTTGACCCGAAACCTATTGAG GGCGATTGGAACGGAGCTGGTGCCCACACCAACTACAG TACCAAATCCATGAGGAAGGAGGGAGGCTACGAGATCATCAAGAAGGCCATTGAAAAGCTTGGACACAGGCACAAGGAGCACATTGCCGCCTACGGCGAGGGCAACGAGCGTCGTCTCACTGGAAAACATGAGACTGCCAACATCAACACCTTCAAATGG GGGGTTGCAAACCGTGGTGCTTCCGTACGTGTTGGGCGAGACActgagaaagaaggaaaggGTTACTTTGAAGACAGGAGGCCAGCTTCTAACATGGACCCGTACGTCGTCACTTCCATGATCGCTGAGACCACCATCCTCTGGAAGCCGTGA